The genome window ATTGAGACATGCCCCAGCCTCCGTTTTCTCGGTCTCATGACCATCGGGGCTATTGCTCGCAGCAAAGCCACTACCGCTGAGACTGAGAATGAGGACTTTGTTACTCTCAAGGAGCAGCTAGATCTTGTGGCTAAGGAGCTGAATTTGGATAAGGATAGCCTGGAGTTGAGCATGGGTATGAGTGAGGATTTTGAAGGTGCAATTCGCCTGGGAAGCAGTGAGGTTCGTGTAGGCAGCACTATTTTCGGGCAGAGGCCAGCTAAGGCAGATGCAAAGATCAAGGAGTAAATAGCGAGTTAACACAAAGTCAGCCCCATTCAAGCCCACCTTCTTCAAGTTGATGGGTTTCTTCAATGACCTAACACCTGCTCCATCGTCTTCACCGCTTGATTACATTTTTCTTTGCATCATGTTCATTCAATTTACAATGAGAGATCGTGGTATGTAACAACTGCATCCTCCTTGATCAGATCACTCCGCACAGCTTCATCGCCTTGTGCGGTAAAGAGGGACTATACAAGGAGGATCGACGCAGGCAACTTTTCAGCCAATAAACGACTGGCTTTAATTGAGCGCTTCCTCCGATTTCATGCTAGTTCCCCAACGCCCATATGCTTCTGTGGTATTATAACAACTCCTGTCCGGCGAATATATAGAAGATAAACATCGTGTTCTCCCATCAAGTCACCATAACATTACGGAAAGAGTCCGAAATCTGCTCCCGTGAAGGTGGCTCGAATCGATCCGGTCCCGTTGAGATTCCTGCAGCAAGCCGTTCTTGCATATACTTCAACAAGACCGCCGGCACGGAATCATCTGTGGCACGGATAGTCAATCGAATCATCTGATGAACAGTTAGAATATGCAACATCTGAAGCGGAATGGTTTCGCCTACCTGTTGTCCATAGTTTGGTTCCAGTCTCATAAGACAACCAAACTTGCCTCCTTGAGATGTGTGCAGCACGCTCGCACCAACAACGTTCTTGGGGTTGGGGTCAACCATGTCCAGCACACGCCATCTGAAACCCTCCACTGTCTTTGTGACGAAGCTCTCTGTGATTTCTCTGTCGCCCTTACCACTGACTCCAAAAATGGCCTGCGCCTCTCGGGGGGCACCACCAATCTGCTTCCATCTCTTGAAAAAGTCCTCAGCAGTCAACTCTGCCGGGTCCATAAATTTGTGTATAGACACGGGAAGCTTCAGAGTAAGTGCCTGTAGTGCACCAGCCAGGTAGCTGATGCGTACAGTCGGACTCTTCTCAAAAATCTTCTTTGCTTCGAACATAACAACTTGCTGGGACTGTCCACCTTGCACAATGGTACTATCAGGGAGGTTTTTGACGTCCCAGGTAAGGTTCTCTTTTTCGTTCTCGTCCAGATCCAATGTCGTTGTGAAGGAACTGATAGTTGCTGGTGTCTTGTTCTTAAAATATGTGATCAAGCAAGCCATCTGGCCACGATATTCTGATCGAACACCGATCTGTAACTGGCCATCTTCGTATAGAACGCCGTCTGATCGAACAAGAAGTTTGTTGAATCCTTGCTCCCATCCGGGTGACAAATGAGCTGCACTGGCCAAGTTAGGGGCCTTGAGCATCTTTGGCTCAGATGGTGTAGGTGCGTTGAGATCGAGCCCAGCCAAATCGGCAACACCATTGCTATGACCGTTTGTGCCAGTTGCAACCTGGCCATTCGGTTTGCCGTTCAGTGGGACATTCGAGCTAAAAGTCCTCTTGAGTGCTCCAGTACCCATGCTAAGTTCCCGAGCGTCCGCATTGGCATCCTTTCCTCCCACCACCCAGGTCCTTCGGTCGCTCGTATTAGCATGTTTCTGGTGTAGTCTGGAGAGAAGTGCAGACTGTCGTTCAGGGAAAGGAGGCATTTCGTCGCAAACTGTTCGAAGGAGGTCATCCGTTGGCATATTCACAAGGGTCAAGTATTCACAAGCTCTCTGTTGAAGCTCGGAGTCCAGGTTGTGGCTGTGAAACTCAAACACATGAACAAGCTGAGGCTTGATTTCCGGGAACAAGTTGACATATTTGACAAAGCATGAGAGAATCATGGCACGAGTACTCGAAGAGCATGCCGTCAGCTTGCCCTGAAGAGCCATAAACTGCTCAATAGGACTGCAACGGGGCTGGTCAGCGACCAAATGACCAAACTCTCCCAATATATAGGCGCCAATCTTGACCAGAGTCTCGTGGCAGTGATCGCCCTTGACATATTGTAACGCATTTTGAGCTGCGTAAACCTGTAGCTCCTCGTTGTTCGTCACAATTTGAATAACTCGCTGCCACACCTCATCGCTGACATGATCTCCAGCCATGGCGATAAGTCTGAGGGAGATATCAACGTACCACTGCACATCAGTGGCGTACTTTTCCGTAAGAATGGCAATCTTAAGGACCATTTCTTCTCGGATAGCGAAGTCGGCATTCTGTAGGTAGTGCAGTAGCTCACCAACGATGACTTGGGCATTTGTGGCGTCACACATGCTGTAGAGTAAGTCCAGACCCTTGCGACGAACACTGATATCTCGATCTTTGAGCGAGCCAAGAATAATTTCCTGGTGTTGCTTGATGGGATCCAGAGTTTCAGCGCGCGCAGCCAGATGTGTCATAGCTTCCAAGCCTAGATATCTGACGTTGGTCTCCCGGCTCTGGATAAATTTGCCCAGTCTCGTTGAAATTTGCTTCATCAGGCCATGTTCAGTGTCTAGGTGGATAATAAggttgatggcttcaaagaGCACGGCGTTTTGAGCGTTGTTCTGTTGAACGTTCTTATTGGTCTCCATGGCTAGGTTCAGGATCTTTTGCAAAGACTCGCGAATCATTTCCCGAACATGAGTGTCCTCTGAACATTGTGTCAGTAACTGCTTCCTGTGTAATTGCGCTACCACACTTACCTGCAGGTGGAAAGTATTGCAGAAGTCGAAGTAATTTGATCTGCAGCCAGGGGCAGGGGACTTTGTAGTAAAGGTAATCGGTCGTATACTCGCCGTCGATAAGAATTCGCTTCAGACGAGCTGCTGCTTTGGCATACGCTCCCTTGTATTGCTCTAGATTATCTTGGGCCAGTGTCATGACCAGCGACGTGACGGAAAGTGCAACGCCGAGGTCAGAGTCATCCATAAGGTGGATAATGCGCTCCGCCCATTGCGGCGATACGATATCTGGGTGCTTGCGGTATAATCGGAGGAGCGTCAGagcggccttcttcttgacgaaCGATTTTGAAGTACTGCGTAACAGCGGTCAGTGTGGTTCCTTCGCGCTAAAGGGGTATGAGCGCATACGGAGAAATCAGGAGTCTATGAACCTCCCCATTTAGGGCTTCGCCCATCTCTCGACTTCCAACATTGGCAATCGCATGAAGAGCAAGACAATTGAAAAGCTCATTATGGTCGAGTAGGTCCTTTCGGATGCTGTTGACGACAAGGTGCAGAAGCTCGTGCTTCTCGTGGAGAAAGAGTGTCATAGCCAGATAACCTATCTGCTTCTCTGAGTATTTGTTTGCTGAGATCAGATTCACGGCCTCGAGGTGCCCAAAATCGACATTCCAGCCCAGGATGTAAATATATAGCAACTTGCAGACATATTTCTTCTTGTGGTAACCGCTAAGACTGCCGTCCTTGAACTTCTGTCGAATATTGGCCAGCTCCTTATTGAttcgcttctcctcgagTTCACGCGCTCTCGCATTTCTGAGATCAGC of Fusarium oxysporum Fo47 chromosome I, complete sequence contains these proteins:
- a CDS encoding adaptin N terminal region-domain-containing protein, which encodes MSSSGTGFLGRSSSSNANMRGLVQFIADLRNARARELEEKRINKELANIRQKFKDGSLSGYHKKKYVCKLLYIYILGWNVDFGHLEAVNLISANKYSEKQIGYLAMTLFLHEKHELLHLVVNSIRKDLLDHNELFNCLALHAIANVGSREMGEALNGEVHRLLISPTSKSFVKKKAALTLLRLYRKHPDIVSPQWAERIIHLMDDSDLGVALSVTSLVMTLAQDNLEQYKGAYAKAAARLKRILIDGEYTTDYLYYKVPCPWLQIKLLRLLQYFPPAEDTHVREMIRESLQKILNLAMETNKNVQQNNAQNAVLFEAINLIIHLDTEHGLMKQISTRLGKFIQSRETNVRYLGLEAMTHLAARAETLDPIKQHQEIILGSLKDRDISVRRKGLDLLYSMCDATNAQVIVGELLHYLQNADFAIREEMVLKIAILTEKYATDVQWYVDISLRLIAMAGDHVSDEVWQRVIQIVTNNEELQVYAAQNALQYVKGDHCHETLVKIGAYILGEFGHLVADQPRCSPIEQFMALQGKLTACSSSTRAMILSCFVKYVNLFPEIKPQLVHVFEFHSHNLDSELQQRACEYLTLVNMPTDDLLRTVCDEMPPFPERQSALLSRLHQKHANTSDRRTWVVGGKDANADARELSMGTGALKRTFSSNVPLNGKPNGQVATGTNGHSNGVADLAGLDLNAPTPSEPKMLKAPNLASAAHLSPGWEQGFNKLLVRSDGVLYEDGQLQIGVRSEYRGQMACLITYFKNKTPATISSFTTTLDLDENEKENLTWDVKNLPDSTIVQGGQSQQVVMFEAKKIFEKSPTVRISYLAGALQALTLKLPVSIHKFMDPAELTAEDFFKRWKQIGGAPREAQAIFGVSGKGDREITESFVTKTVEGFRWRVLDMVDPNPKNVVGASVLHTSQGGKFGCLMRLEPNYGQQMIRLTIRATDDSVPAVLLKYMQERLAAGISTGPDRFEPPSREQISDSFRNVMVT